AGGTGCCCTCACGGCTCTGCCCGAGATGCCAGGTGTCCAGGCTGGCCCCCGGAGCACGCGAGATGGGAAGCGGAGGTGCGGCAGAGACAATATAGGAGCAGCGTGGGGATCTGCTGTTTCTGGAATCATCCGTGACCCGACTCGGAAGTCAGCCGTCGACACGACCGACCCCTGGTGTGGGCCTGAGGCAGGCACTCAGGCTGGGGGTTTCTGGGAGCttggggcaggagggcaggggtggCGCGAAAGGTCACGGCAGAGCGGAGCAGAGGTCGTGATGCCTGTTTATTCCCCCCGTTTTCTTGTCGCCGTGGCTAGCACTTGAATTAGGACACATCTCGCCAGACGTGGGATGGACTGCGGGTGGCCGGCAGTGGCCCATCTTCCCACTAGCTACCTACAACACACACGTACTGGGTCTACCTCGCAGACGGCCGGACCGTGAGGGAACCTCACACAATCCAGATGCCCACACTGGTGCCCGCagacctgccctccaccccatcccGCCCGAGTGGAAGCCGTGGGCACATCCACAGTGGCCCCGTGTCCTGGGCGGGCTGTCCTGCCACGGCTGGCACTCCCACCCCGCTGGGAGCAGCTCTGGTGGCTGGCGATGTCAGGCCgaggtaggggtgggggggaaccagGGACCCCTGCTGGGCCCCCCGCCCTGAACAGGACCGGAGAGCCTGCCAGGGATCCAACGTGCCGGCCGGCAGGATTGTCTGTGGTCAGAAGGGCAGTGGGCTGGACACCCGGCTGGGGACGGGCTTGGGGTCTGCCGGTCATGAGTACTGGGACGGGAAGATCAGAGATGAGACACGTGTCCATCCAAATGCTTGACTGGAAGTCAAGTCCCAGTACCTGGTCCCGTGCACCCCAGGACGGTCCCACCCCTGCTCCCAACAGGGGTGCAAGGTCACAGAAATCGTCTTTTAGGAAAATGTGTCTGAAGAGCTCCTCAAACGAAAACCCATGGTCTGAGGGGCAGGGCGGCCACTGGTGCCCAGACCGCGGCTGGCAGTGAGCTTATCCGAGCAGGGCGCGGCTGGGGAGGCCAAGGTCGACTCAGAAGTGGCTTCTCACGTCTCCTCTGAAGGCAGACCACAGGGCTGCAGAAAGGGGCTCCGGGAGCCATGGGTGTCCCCGACGCGGCTCAACACAAAATGGGCAGCTTCCTGGAGAGCAGCTCGAGGACGACCCCAGCCCAGGGCGGTCTAGAAGACGCTTCCATGACGGAGTTTTCAGGGGGCTGGGAGAGATCAGTGCTGGTCTGCGTTCACAGCTTGCTGGCTCTGTTTCGAGAAGGGTCTAGGGGCCGCGGGAGACTACAAACAGGGAGGGGATGGCGGAGGGAGTAACAAAAATCCATCTTAACATGCAGGTCcgatttctgtttctctttctctcttgggtGGTCCAAGGGGAGAAGACGGCAAAATGCGAGACGGCCTCCGGTCGGTGGGAAGGAGCTGGCGGCACCgggagggctgggggagaagACACGAGGCTGCGAGTCAGCGCAGACAGGACGTCCCTGCAGGCTCTGGGGCTGAGAACTGGGAACGCTGGCAAACGTGTTTTGCAGATTAAGTTACAACGTAAAACAAATGCAAAACTGATCtcaattaggtttttttttctctgtaagaatgctttgggggagaaaaaggaagaaacacgAGCTCAAATAATTAACGTTCGACGCTGCAGGTGGAGAGATTGGAGTTGTTTCCCTTGCTGCTCGATGATTTTGgcatttaaaacctttaaaactattttttttaagtttattttagtaACCTGTAcaccagcgtggggctcgaactcatgaccccaagatcaagagttgcgccCTCCAGagactgagcccgccaggtgccccgtcctttgaaatttttaacagaaaatcacagcaaaggagagaggaggacaATGATGCCCAGGTCTCCTGGCCACAGGATGAGTCTAGCGgcccgggggagggggagtggcccGGAGCCAGCCATGGCCACTGGGACCCCAGTCTGTTTTCTAGCCATCCTGCCGTAACAGCTGCTTCCGGCACCCCCCACCAGGCGAACCCCGGGCGTGCAGGGCCAGGCAGGGCCGGGCTGTCAGCCTCCCTCCGGGGACCTCGCTGGCACTGCCGCGGCCGCCCCGGGGCTTCCCACACAACTGCGGCCTGCCGGCGCTCTGGCCGCTGCTGGGACACGGGGCCCTGGGCGTGCAGGCCTCGTCTGCACGAGACCCCCGGAGTGACCGGCCCACCCACAGACCCCCGCTGGGAAGGAACAGGACGCGAGGAAAGCACCTGGAAAGGGACCCGAGGATCCCAGACACCCCCACCACGGacaccctccccacctcctggaCCCGGGGCTGTCAGAAAGGGGTTCTCCCTGCTCCGTGCCCCCGGGACTCACGTGGGCGGTCACTCCTGCTGGTCGTCGTTGCTGGCGCTGGGGGTCCGACTCCGGATCTGGCTCCGGAGCTGCTCTATCAACTCTGGGTTCTGCTGCTGCATCTGCTGCGCAAACTGCTGCCCGCTGCGGGAGGCCCGGCCCGGGCTTAGCCACAGCCCCGGGCACCCTGCTGGCCGCGTCCCGGGCGCGCGCCCCCCACAGGCAGTACGGCTACTCGCTGGAGGACACGGCCGGAGAGCGAGCCCAGGGACACAGCACCTTGGTTCTTACGCTCATGGGTGGggcccagcccaccccaccctcGGGCCCCACGAAGCAGGTCTACTCACGCCTGGATGAGACTGGCCAGGTCGTTCTGTGAGGGGCTGGTGCCGGGAGTCCCCAGCGGGTTGTGGCCACCCGAAATCATGCCGGACATGCTGCAGGGGGAGCCCACGATGAGGCCGCCAGCCCGGCCGGCCCCCTCCCGCcaggccctgccccgccccccccctccccgcgaGGAGCTGTATTACTGCCTGGCAGCCCCCCGGGGGCCCAGCCGGCCCAGCCGGCCCACCCCTCTCTGACGGCGGCTGCTGTGAACTGCACCAGTCACTTAAGAACAGCCTTTGCTTTTGGCTTAGAGACAGGGGTCTTTAACCAGGGGCCACGGGGCCACGTCTGGGGATGCTGGGCTGCCCCCACGGTGCCCCGCCCCGACGGCAGCAGTGCTGTGGAGAAGCTGGGCTTTAAGGTTTGACCACAGCCTGGCAGTTCTtcagtaaataaaacagaaacggggcgcctgggtggctcagtgggttaagccgctgccttcggctcaggtcatgatctcagggtcctgggatcgagtcccgcatccggctctctgctcagcagcgagcctgcttccctctctctctctctctctgcctgcctctctgtctacttgtgatctctctctgtcaaataaataaataaaatctttaaaaaaaaaaaaaaaaacaaaacagaatcaccgcaaacccagccatcccatcccgCTCCTGGGTGTGCACCCAGAACAGCCCCGACACGCGGGGAGGGAAGGACAACGAGACACAGACGGCCACACGGGGTGTGAGTCCGCACACGTGACATGCCCAGACCAGGCTCCTCCACAGACGGGAAGGGGACTCGTTCACCGGGaccgggggctggggaggcaggaaaGTGCCTCTAATGGGGACAGGGACTTTTTACGGGGTGATGGAATGTTCCAGAATGAAATGCTaatggtttcacaggtgaatgTACTTAACGCCGCTGTACTGTAAACCCTAAAACGGTTAAGACGGCCAAGCTCTGTTACGTGCGTCCTGGCGCAGTAAAAAAAGACACCTGACCCCAGGCCCCGAGGAAGACGGCGGTCACTTACAGCTGCTGAACCTGCGGGTTGTTCATGAGGTTGGACGCCTGAGAAAAAACACGTCATTAGACTCGGCACGCGCCACACGGCACGCTCGCGGGGCCTGCTCCACGCCTCGCCCACGGTTTACCGCTCTTCCTGCTCGGGTCTTGTCCCTCTTTGGGACCCGTTTCAGGAGTGGCCGAGAGGGACGCTGCAAGCAGCCTGCCCGGTGTGGCTCACGGGGGCCTGGCTAACCTCCATGAGGGGCCGGAGTTGAGGTTCTCGGCTCTGTGGGCCGGGCTCTGCCCCGACCACCCACCCGGGTCGCCACCGACGGACGGCGGCAGCCGTGCCCCAACACGACTACAGAATCCAGCTGGTCGCCGACCCCAGGTTCGGGGGATCAAGTGTGGCCATGGGCAGACTGAGTCCCCCTGCCCCGTGGTGGGCTTGTGCACACGGCGCCAGCCCCCAGCGGTGCCCGGCCGTCCTGCCCGCCTGTGGACCAGGTGCAGCCCCTGCCGACGGGTGCGGCCAGCAGCTCCTGGTTGCCCTGCGGGGATTTCTCTCTAGCGGAGACCCTGGGCCCTGAGGTGCGGTGAGGGAGCCCCACCGTGGACACGCGCGTGTGGGGACCAGCCCCGCACAGAACTAGCGCTTCTGGCTTTGAGTCGGGGTCTCACTGGGGGGTGGTGCTGCCCCCAGGACATGGGGTGCTGTCTGGGGCCATCTGTGGTCGCCACACGGGGCAGCTCCCGGTATCGAGGGGGTGGGGCCAGGATGCTGCTCCGCCCACGGCACCCCGGTCACACCCCCACTGGGGGCAGCCCTGGCCCAACGCAGGCGTACACCAGTGGATACGGGCACGGGGGCCAGGCCCCAGAGGAGGTAGGAGCGCGGGTTACCATGCTCATGAAGCTGGGGTTGTTGAGCAGGCCAGCGATGTCAAAGCTACCGACGCCTCCTGTCTGTGGGGAGAGAAGAGCCCTGGTGAGTGGTCACAGGACCATGACACCGGCCCCCGATCGGAGACGGATgatcccgggggggggggtccggCTGGGATCCCGAGAGGCCTATGGCTCAGATGTCCCCTCACCCAGCAGCCAGGCCTCATGGCCAGACAACACCACGTCCAAGGCACGTGCCCCGGGGTTGATTGCTTGGGAAAAGTGACGTGTGAGGCTCGGACATCTTGGGCCCCTGCGGAGCCTGGAGAGCCCTCGGGGCGAGCAGTTCCCGGAGAAAAATCACCCACCAGTCCGCGGCCCACACCCCCAGCCCGACTGCCCCGGACTCCGATGGGGGTGCTCGTCTAGCCTGTCCTAAGCCCACGTCCCCTGTTTCCCATGGAAACCGGCGCACACCTCTCGGCTCCCACCCGCTCCCTTCCCGGGGCCGCTCACGGGACTCGGCGTCTCCCTCAACTTCAGCTCGGCTATCTTGAGGTTCGACTTGTAGGTCTCATTGTCAGGATCCAGCTCCAAGGCCTTCTTGTAGTAGGCCACAGCCTCGGTGTGCTTGTTCAAGCTGGAGAGCGCGAGGCTGCGGGAGAGACGGCGgcgcgtggggaggggccggggggcTGCTGGGGACGGCCTGCAAGGGCCGTGGGGGCCGAGAGGATGGACGTGTGGCAAGAACACAAAGGTACAAGGGCTAGCGAGGACGCACAAAATGGGACAGCCCAGAGGAGGGgcgcagaggcagagggcagggtgGTCGGACGTGGCTGGCCCTGTTCTTGGCACAGAACTCTCAAAACCCGGAACTTCCCAGGTCACAGGCACTCCCGGTTTTCCTAACGAGACCCTCTgaccacacctgagtttatgctGGTGCGGCCACCTGGGATGGGCCTGGCGGCCAGGAAGACCCAATCTGGGATTTGGATCCTGTGACCCCCTGCCCCGGGAGGGGAGAAGGCTGGAGAATAAAACTGAACAATGACGTAGGGAGAATGTCCCTGCTGGTGAAGGCATCACACCCCACTCCAGGGGGACAGAGCTCCCGCCCGGGGATCCTCCTGGACCCCCTTGTGAAGCCCTTTGCCTGCATCTTCCACGGGAACACACAAGTGCATTTCCAGCAAAACGCAGGAGCACAGGAGAGCGAGCCGTGGGGACTGATCTAGCAGCTGGGTTGGAAGGAGGGGAGGCCCAGATTCAGGACACGTGAATGGGGCCGAGTCCTGACTCTGTCTGCGCAGAGGATCAGGACGAAAGCAAGCCACCGCACGTCGGCAggtggtgggggagtggggggcggtCCCTCCCCCTGGGGCACTCACCCCATCCTGCCGTAGGCTTTGCTGTAGGACGGGTCTATGCAGATGGCTCGCTCGCAGTCCTGCACAGCCCCAGCGTAGTTCCCGAGTTTGCTGTAGGCCGCGGCTCTGGGGACACAAAGCAGGGCGGGGCTTGCTCGCTGCCGAGGAGGAGCCTTTTGGGGAGCCTGGGCTGCCCTGTCAGTCAGGTGCGGGTGGAGGGGATGGGACGCAGGGCTGCCAAGGGCTTCTGTCTGCGGAGCACCTGTGCTGGGGACTGCGCCAGCCTCCGGGAGAAACAGGCTGGAGGCCGAGCTGCTTGGCTCAATGATGCCGTGACGGGACCGGGATCCGAACCCCAAGTCCGTCGGCCCAGCACCCAGGCTCCGCCCACCGTTGGGAGCTGGCGCCTGTTCTAGGTCAGGAACTATCTGTTGGCAGACACTAAGTGACCCCCCGCGAGAGCCCTGTCCAAGCTCTCGGGGGTCTCCTCTCACGCCAGACCGTTTAGGGTTTTAACACCGCATTTGGCGTGTCCCCAGGttctgaagcacagagaggcatCAGGTAGAAACACCGAGCGGCTGGAATGGCGGAGGGTGTGTGGGGTTCTCGGGACTATGCCTGCGACTTTCCTGCCAACCTGTTTGCGTCACTGCCCCCAAGAGTCAGAAGCAAGAAACTAAAGTGACAAGCGGCTCTAGGTTGGCGGCAGTGCACGGCGTGCGGCACGCCCGGCCCCCAGCACCCACTGTCGGCTCCCGGGTCTGGTGCCCTGGAGCGCGACCCTGTGTCCACTCTGCATCCCAGAGCCTGCCTCGTCAGCATGACGGTCCGTCATGGTGGCCGGGGCAGAGCAGAGGCCGCTTTCCCTGTAAAACGACCAGCCAGGcgcgcctggggggctccatcgttgagcgtctgccttcggctcaggtcatggtcccagggtcctgggattgagtcctgtgttgggctgcctgcttagtggggaatcgctgccccctctcccactcctcctgcttgtgttccctctctcaccgtctcCGTCAgataaaaaaaaccttaaaaacaggAGAAAGGACCAGCCAGATGCGGCTTCCCATGGCTATGCTGCCGTGACCGTGGGCGCGAAATGTCACGTGTGGTCCGGAAGGCGGCCCCGGTTTTAATCTAATGCTGTGCTCGGCTCCTGTGCGCCCGGGCTGGCCACCTGCCGCTGACTTGGGGCTCTGGCTGCAGGATCACTAAGCGACGGTACGAACGCCCCTCCCGAGCGCACCCAGCCAGCACCTGTTACAGAAATAGACCGCGTTGGCCGGGTTCAGCTCGATGGCTTTGCCGTAGAAGTGCACAGCAGCTTCAAAGTTCTCCACTTTCATCTGCTCATttcctaaagagaaaaaaaaccagcGTACGCCCTGCTGTTCCCATCAGGCCCGAGGGCTCTGGGGCGTCAGGGCGGCTCTCCGGGGGCTTCTCTGAGGGGTGAGAAGACTTTGGGGACCAGGCTGCAACACTCAGACGCAGGCTCGGGTGGGCGGGTGTAGAGGAGGACGACGTGTTTGCCTCTGGCATCTTGTGGGTTCTGGCCCGAGCCAGCACTCGGACAACGGTCCCTGCTTCGGTCGAGACATTTGAAGACGTAAGCCTCTAATACAGGCAGTTTTGCTCCTTGGAAGTAACCAAGTTTCATGAAGTGTAATTCAAATAACCTAGAATGCACATTTTCCAAGTGTACAACTCAGTGGTTTTTAAATATTCACAGGTGTCCATCATCATAtcctaattccagaacattccatctcccTCAAAGAGCCGTGCTGACCCTATCAGCAGccacctgcccacccctcccagcctctgcaCATACTAAGTCATTCCTGTGTCCGTGGAGGAGCCTGGTCTGGGTGTGTCGCACGCGTGGACTCACACCCCGTGgggccttctgtgtctggttccctccctgAGCATCGTGGGCTCGGGGTCCGCCCCTGGGGCCACGTGTGGGGGCATCTTGCCTGTCTGTGGCTGAGGGGCGGTCCAGAATACGGACAGGTCACTCTTTATGTTCTCAACCCACTTACGGACATTTGGGCTGGTCTACCTTTTGGCTGCTGTGGACACACCGCATTTCCCCCGGGCCCATACCTGGAGGGGAACGGCCGGGCCCCGTGCCCACCGCGTGCCCACCGGGCAGCTGTCAGACGCCTTCCACGGTGACTGCCCCAGCCACATCCCCACGGGCCACGCGGGGGGCCCCGCTCTCCGCACATCCTCACCCCGTGCACTCAGCGGCCCCCGTCTCCCGGAGCTGTGTGCCGCGCGGGGCTTCACGGCGCCGCTTCCCCTACAGCTGCCACCACCCCCCGGGGGCCAGCCCGCCCCGGCCAGCCCCGCAGGCCAGGTGGGTGAGGGGCCTGGTGCCCATGCGATGGTCTCGTCTCACCTTCTGTCTTGAGGCGCTCTGCCTCAGCCGAGTCCTCCTCTGAAGGTGGGGTACGCTCGGGGCTCCTCAGGTCCTGCGGCACCTCCTGGCCCCAAAATGTTGAGCTGCTTAAGCGGTGGCGGGCCGCCCGACCCCCCCACATCCCACACCCCCGGCCCCCCTTCTGCTCAGGGCTGCCCGAGAGAGCAGCTGAGCTCTGAGGGAGGGAACCTTGGGCCAGGGTGGCTGGGGGCAAGCTCCCTACTGCCCCGTCTGCGAGCCGGGAACCCCGCTCCACGGTGCCGGTCGGGGGGACACGGGGGCTGCACAGGTGCCGCAGAGCCCCCGCCCAGGCTCCCCCGCCCAGGCTCGCTGTTACTTCTGTTCCGGGGAGCCCGGAGACTCACCTTGCCCGCGGCAGCTGCTTCAAATATTTCCGGAAGGGTCTGAGGGAGAGCGAGATCGTGGTCCTCCACGGTCACCCCGAAAGCGGTCTCCAGGCACTGGATTGCAACTGTGAGGGGGACATGGACATCTTCTTCTGAACGCGGCCCAGACTTTGGGACTTTGGGGCTCAGAAGGAGTCCCCCCCCTCCGACGAAACCCAGGTCAAAGGCCTGTCAAGTGGCAGAAGCCAAAACGCCACCTCCGTATCGCCCGTGGGCAGAGCCAGCTGGACACCAAGGGCCTGGCGGCGGCGTCTAAACAGAGAGTCGCTCAAGTGCCTGCCCGGCCTGGGCTCCTCATCCCCAGCCCCAGGCGGCTTCCACCCTCTTTTAAGAGAGAGCCTTTCTCCTATCAGGGGAGTCGCACTCACGGGGTGGGGAAGAATGTTCCGGAACCAGCCCTCGATGAGAGATGGGGAGATGGTCAGAACACCTGCAGGAGGCTGGGCCTGCGGAGACGGGGGCTGGCTCCGTGTGGCGGGAGGGCGGGCAGCGGGCCCACACGTACCTTCCAAGCTCTCCTGGGCGTCGGACGAGAGCCCCCCGTGCCGGAGCTGGTCGTGCAGGAACCGGATGATGGCATAGGCCAGGCGCTTCTTGTTATCCATCTTGAGACGGGAAGGGACCGGGCCTCGGGTTTTCAGGATCTGCGGATCCAAGCCAAGGGTGTGAGGCGCGCAGACGGGGGGCACGGGTGTTGCGGAGACAGTGCCCCTGGCACCTGCCACTCCAGGGCCCCCTGGACCGCTGGGCCCCGGCTCACCAGGCCTGCGCTGGCCTCGGCCCCAAGGAAACCACTTGGAGCATCTGGCCCAGTCTACCTGCAGCACGAGCGAGGGGGAAACAGTTAGGACCCCGCTTCACAGCTGCGACGTGAGGCTCCCCGGGTGGAGGAGTGCGCCCAGCCATCCTGCCTCCTTATTCGAAAGGAGGCCCCGCGGCCTTGGCCGTGACCACCCTTCCACAGACTCAGTGGCACAAGGGGGCTCCCAGGGATGTGGAGGGCTGGCCCACAAGCCAGTCCTGGAGGTCTCCAAACCCCATTTAAGCTGAGCACAAGCCAGCCCCCTGTCCCCCTGGCTTCTGCACTCGACTGAGGACCAAGGTcgtggggggggagggcaggagacagCTGGGGTCAGGGGAGGAGGGGCCCAGAGCAGACCCAGGGGTCCCAGAGGCACCGAGCCCCTTGCAGGCCATCTGCACCCCCAGGCCAGGGTGGTCCTGCCTCAGGGACTCTGGGTCGTGTCTGGGTGCGTCTCTGGTACT
The sequence above is a segment of the Meles meles chromosome 20, mMelMel3.1 paternal haplotype, whole genome shotgun sequence genome. Coding sequences within it:
- the SGTA gene encoding small glutamine-rich tetratricopeptide repeat-containing protein alpha, which translates into the protein MDNKKRLAYAIIRFLHDQLRHGGLSSDAQESLEVAIQCLETAFGVTVEDHDLALPQTLPEIFEAAAAGKEVPQDLRSPERTPPSEEDSAEAERLKTEGNEQMKVENFEAAVHFYGKAIELNPANAVYFCNRAAAYSKLGNYAGAVQDCERAICIDPSYSKAYGRMGLALSSLNKHTEAVAYYKKALELDPDNETYKSNLKIAELKLRETPSPTGGVGSFDIAGLLNNPSFMSMASNLMNNPQVQQLMSGMISGGHNPLGTPGTSPSQNDLASLIQAGQQFAQQMQQQNPELIEQLRSQIRSRTPSASNDDQQE